The DNA window AATCACAAAATGCCGGGGCTCATTCAACACGAGCAGAGACTCAAACAGAAGATACTCCTGAAGCAATTGCGACTAAAGCAACTAGAGAAATGATTGAAGAAGGCTTTACTTCTAAGAATGATGAGTTAGAAAGTCTACCTATAAAAGAAAGAACGCAGCAAATAGAAAAGGCATTAATCGATCAAGGCTTAGATGTAGAAGATGCAAAGCAAATTTCTAAAACGGCAACAGACTTTGGTTTAAAGTATGTATTTGCTCACGCAGATATTCAGACACCTGCTTTCTTTACCGTTAGACCGAAAGCGGGAACAATCATTATTACCCTCAACACCGAGCATCCCGCTTACGATAAGTTGATGGAAATAGTGGACGAAGACATTGAGGATGCTTCTAGAGAAGAATTAATTGATCGTTTGTCCCGTGCAAGAGACGGACTAAAATTATTACTCGAAGCCTGGGCGCGCTACGAAGATACTTTGCCAGATGGAAACATCAAAGACAAAGCCCAAGAAGTTAGAAACGACTGGGGAAGAATGGCAAAACGATTTATGACTTCTGATTAAGGAAGTTCTAACGGTATGATATACATCCCTTTCCGTTCATGAAACAGGCAGGGATGCCTGTTCTCCTACTCATTGCATCACATTTAGTTCTTAGGTTAACGACATCGTGGGAACTATATAGAGATAGATTTTTTGTTTGCTAATAAGTTGAATAGGAAAATAATATTTCTGATAAGACTGTTAATTGATTGTAGATTCGCAGAGGATTTTTTTGAAATAAATATTTTTCTTGAAAGATTATCTTTTTGAAAGAAAATTTCTTTTGAAAATATATTCCTTTTGAAAAATATTCCTATCCCTAGCAGGATAGGGATTAAATATTCCGCCCCGTTAGGGCTTGGCTTTTTACTATTAGCCCCAACGGGGCGAAATCATTCGTGGTGTGGGTGCTAGCCCATACCACACAATTCCGTTGGAGCTTTCCTTTTAACGATAGCTCCAACGGAGCGAAATCCCTCCTGGTATGGGTGCAAGCCCATACCAGTGTATTACCAACCAGACTTTATTGTAAAGAACCGAAAATAGATTTACCTTGACAAGAGTCACAAAGAAAAATAGAATTGTTGAAAGGGAAAAATATGCCAGTAATAGCTCGCTTTTACGGAATAACAATCAAGATGTACTTTAATGATCATTTGCCTCCACATTTTCACGCAATCTACGGCGAGTTCAATGGAATATTCTCAATTGATAATTTATCTATGATTGAAGGCGATTTACCATCTCGGTCTATTCGTTTAGTAGAAGAGTGGGGAAGTAAATACCAAACAGAATTAATTAGAATGTGGGAAACGAAAGACTTTATCAAGTTGCCGGAGCTAGACTAATGGCTAACGATAATAATCCAACACAATTAAAACCTCCTAGAATCAATAAAATTTACATCGACAAACATACTATTTATGTATTATTTCTGGATAATGCTATCAAGAAATATGATATATCTCCCTTGTTAGAAAAAAAAACATTTAACAAATTAAAAAATCTTTCTTACCTGAAAACGGCAAAGGTTGATTCCGGAGGTTATGGAATAAGCTGGGATGATGATTGCGATCTGAGTGAAAACGAACTGTGGACAAAAGGTGTATCTGTCACGGATACAAAAGAATTAGCTAAACTTCATTTGCTATTTGTAGAGCCGAAAAGCTAATAGCAAATGTATCGAATAGACCCTCTCGCACCTAAAAATAAAAAAGACTAACACCAATGAACCACAACGGACGCAACCTCAAAGAATCAGTATTAAAATTTGTAGAGGAAGCAGAAACTCTAGCGATTTTCGTGCCGTATATAAAGCTCAATGTATTAAAAGAAATCCTAAGCCAAACAAAGAATTGCCGTTATATAGTGGTGAGGTGGGAGGTGAAGGATTTACTCGAGAGAGCGAGTGATTTAGAAATCTACGAAGTATGCAAAGAAAAAAAGATTTCGCTTTTTCGAAATGCTAGACTTCACTTGAAACTATACTTAGATGCGGATAAGGCATATTTGACTACGGCGAATATTTCGTCACGGGCGTTAAATTATGGGAAGTATGAAAATTACAATTACGAAATGGGAGTGAAGATAGACAAACTCGAATTAGAGGATAGAATCTATTTACAAAATATTTTAGATGAAAGCCAATTGATTGATGATAGAATGATGGAAGCAATCGAAGAACAATTATCCCTTCTGGCACTCGATGAAGAAGGGGGCGACTTTGAGTTTAAGAATATAGCGGATAAGAAGGATTTTCTCCTATCGTCTCTTCCAATGTCAGAGGATATAAACAAGCTAAAAGAATTCTACAAAAATAAATCAGCACCGACACAGGTAGAATATGATTGTATGGTGCATGATTTGAGTCTATATACAATTCCAACGGGATTAAAGGAAGAAGAATTTCTAAATCGACTTCGCGTATTTTTCTTCGAACATCCTTTTATCCAAGCCTTTCTAAAAGAATTAAACTCCGCAGGCGGAGAGCTTTACTTCGGAAGAGTCAGACAGTGGCTTGCGGCTAACTGTGCAGACTCCCCAACTCCCAGAGCCTGGGAAGTAACAAAAAATGTCCAGATACTCTACCACTGGATAGAAACCCTCGGAAGCGGCAAATACGCAGTAGACGTTCCGGGGACGCATTCACAGAGGATTTTTTTAAGTAATATTTTTTGAAAAATTATCTTTTTGAAAAAAAATTATCTTTTAAAAAAAATACTTTTGAAAATATATTCCTTTTGAAATATATTCCTTTTGAAATATATTCCTATCCCTAGCAGGATAGGGAT is part of the Leptospiraceae bacterium genome and encodes:
- a CDS encoding DUF4160 domain-containing protein; amino-acid sequence: MPVIARFYGITIKMYFNDHLPPHFHAIYGEFNGIFSIDNLSMIEGDLPSRSIRLVEEWGSKYQTELIRMWETKDFIKLPELD
- a CDS encoding DUF2442 domain-containing protein; protein product: MANDNNPTQLKPPRINKIYIDKHTIYVLFLDNAIKKYDISPLLEKKTFNKLKNLSYLKTAKVDSGGYGISWDDDCDLSENELWTKGVSVTDTKELAKLHLLFVEPKS